A stretch of DNA from Triticum dicoccoides isolate Atlit2015 ecotype Zavitan chromosome 2A, WEW_v2.0, whole genome shotgun sequence:
GGGCGCGAGAATCCTCcaggccggcggcgtggagaacgtCTTCCGGCGGTGGTTCTCCGTGGAGAAGAAAGAAAAGCTCCTCAACGCCTCGCAGTGCTACCTGTCGACCACCGCCGGCCCGATCGCCGGGATGCTCTTCGTATCCACGGAGAGGGTGGCCTTCCGCAGCGACCGGTCGCTGGCGctgacgtcgcccaagggcgacacGGTGCGGGTGCCGTACAAGGTGGCCGTCCCGCTGCGGAGGGTGAAGGCGGCCAGGCGGAGCGAGAACCAGCACCGGCCGGAGCAGAAGTACGTCCAGCTGGTCACCGACGACGGCTTCGAGTTCTGGTTCATGGGCTTCGTCAGCTACCAGGCGTCCCTGCAGCACCTCGAGCAGGCCATCGCGGAGTCGCACCTCTGACCCCATCAATTGATCAAAGAAGCGTACGCGCTATGTGTCTTGTGTTGTGTGGTCTGGTTTGATCCGTTGTGCATAGGTAAGTAGGGTTCCACGGTGGATTGCTTGTCGTTTTTGGCATTGGAGCAAGTCCGGTATACTTAAATGGTAGGAGAAATTTAATTTAGGGCGTGAAAATTTCTTCATGTTGAAGAAGTACTGTATGTATGAATGGTACAGTCGCCACGGCAAAAGTGCCATCATAAACGTGTGGTATGCACTAGTTCAGTGAGAAAAACCACGAATTGTTTGTTCCACTTCTTTACAGCTTGCAAGTGCGTTCAGCGCGTCTCTTTTTTTCAGCATTTCTTTGAGGAAATGTTCTCAAAACCCTGTAAAGCTAAAGCTCATGCCGAGACAGGCTGTGTATGCTTACATAAAGAAGTGAATTTATATTATCAAGAGAAATCAAACCTAACTTGAGCTGTCAAGTGCCTAATAATTCGTAGAAACACCTGTAATGTATGCAACTGCCCTAACCTACGTTATTTGTTGAACTGAAAAGTACAGAATTAAAGAAAAGCACTGGGAGAATAAAATTTATGGAACAATACCAAAGGACACCAAATGTCTCCGGCGATGCATCTAGTATCGTTGgtgggcatgtggaggtgtgttctcggtggatttgctcggatctgatcGTTGTTCGTCTATATTCGTGTCTTTGGGTTGGATCCTTCCGATATATGttattcttcatcggcggcggttgctgttctggtgcgatgGTCCTATGAAGCCTTAGCGCAACAACTTTTCGACTGTGACCACAACAAGTTGTacccgactccggcgatggagggacgatgacggcggcgcgccttccgcTCGCTTcgatgcttgtagtcgtcgctagctgATCCATGAATTTAgatgtaattttttattatttctgatattCCTTGTATtgtcatgattgaaaatgaatagatcaaatgtttttttcaaaaaaaaaacaccaGATGTCTATGGGTGGCACATGGACCTGGAACCACAAGTGGTGACAACCAGCTGCATAATGCAAAGCTGCATATTCAGGGGTATGTCCCAAATATATTTCTAAGCATCACACTTTTTTGTGAATGCCATTAAGTTAATCCCAACGAAATTAATACTGCAATATATAGCCTCGCCAGCTGATTCCCATCGAATATTCTGATAACACATGCATGTGGCTATTTTACTATTCTCTTCAACCATATTTAAGAACATAATGAGTACTGCAACCATATTTAAGCTTGGAGTAATTAATAAGAGAAGGATTCATATGGAATGGGCAGTGTATGTCCACTGCAACTGTTTTCTTTTAACAAAGGCAAATGCTTTGCCATGTTAATTCAATAAGTAGGGTCTTATAACATGtacaaaagagaaagaaaaaaaaggtcaAACAGAAAGCATACTCTTCCAATATCAACTCTCCTAATTGCTTTGCTTCGGCCATCATCCAAGCTTTTGGTAACAAGAACCAAACACTTTTGAAGGCTTGTGTTCTGCTCATTCCAAATTATTTATGATACAACAGCATAAGGGTTGTGACACGCCATGCTGTCGAGGCAACCATCAACTAGTGATGCAAAGAGACCACATACCACAAGTTTGGACATATGTCATATTGTTAGCCAAGATTTTGCACCCACGGCGACTCCAAGCTTGACGAAGATGAGGGGCGTCACAGCATCGAGGATCCTTACGGCGTCGACATGCCTTACCATTCCTTGCCTTCTGCTTTGGTCGGAACTTAATTTAATCGAGGCCATCTGCCTCATGGGTTGATAACTTTTCACACGGCAAGGATTTACCATAGTCCATAATTTACATGCAAAAAATGCTAGACCTACGTAATCTAACTATGTAAACTTACGTTCCTTCCATCCTAAACTAATtaggcccccctgattttcagtggATGGGCCTGGGCAGTTTTCTCTCCCAACCGAATCTGGCCACGTCAGCTTCTTCGTAGGTTACATAGATGTAGCAAAGCTCTTTACATGCCCATGGATGACCTTACATAGCCTGGGGGTCCTTCACAAATGACCAAGGCCACCCTTGAAGAGATGAGGTAGGAGGGTAGAACTATTGATAATTTCCCGTCCTTTGATCCATGTGCCTCGAGTTTAGCTAGGAGGTGGGTTGTAGCCCACTAAGGAGAGAATCCCTATACTATTTGAAGGCATTCTTGATTGGGCTTGGGTCTTTACTTCTTTGCGATGCGATCTTCTTTCTTTGACTTGTTCACCATAAACATTTGCTTGGACTTCCATTGACCGAGGTGGCTTGCTAGGACCCGCGAGAACTTGCTTGGACTATTGTTGACCTCATTGACTTGCATGGACTATCCTTCAATTTTGTTGACCACCGATGTGGCATGCCATATAGGATAGAGGGCAAGACCTAGAGTAGGGTCGAATCCATTACCAAAAGGACATTCTTTTATCTCAACTTAACATTGTTCTCTATCCCACCTAGATAGTGAAGATAGAAAACCATCTAAATAGCAGATTTATTTCGTGATAAAGGGCGTCTTTGTTGACTCGTCATATAACATCGAGAGATAAAATAATAATGAGCAACATTCGGCCTATGTATGACTTGGAT
This window harbors:
- the LOC119355801 gene encoding putative GEM-like protein 8; this translates as MEKAGHQHVIGIPVSSTAIGIEEPEFTSDGATYVDGDAKYSTSARTGGKSGRAGDKFARGIREHVTLGPKLYETVRGKLSLGARILQAGGVENVFRRWFSVEKKEKLLNASQCYLSTTAGPIAGMLFVSTERVAFRSDRSLALTSPKGDTVRVPYKVAVPLRRVKAARRSENQHRPEQKYVQLVTDDGFEFWFMGFVSYQASLQHLEQAIAESHL